One genomic region from Eremothecium gossypii ATCC 10895 chromosome I, complete sequence encodes:
- the LMO1 gene encoding Lmo1p (Syntenic homolog of Saccharomyces cerevisiae YLL007C) — MSRLDPGKQNLEVKSLDPNHSRLNPEASRLRINDIIKDLSINHAHPVSPQANTLTVLSSVFKNCDEQVLLQSLVSNSYFWCRFFALVAKYAYSNSLLHASLVVLRATEHMLLTMKGVPSDTLKTYCDSFHGNLNIISIFAGELMGSGEASKINMEIIRVVGNYIACLNKLAKKSVTSAALAMGEVYLTMRTTGFLTAISYLIEESSDDKLYDSIVKVFVTPLRSMKVIMTSNHVSEATMKLSKELNSAVESAFYLNKAAKEQFLAINEDYSDPTTLTLLQIVDAITVLRDDNLSLKKRMAEQLMFDKHPFPLLAGCVGVTDMLFNHFSVNSENKDIPRHITQLMLNKDAVMFAVVHKLTLYWSSSKAKSSEDLACLLVLLKHLMDKVDSTVNSNAGVDETPIIEKTLDIINNMSYESLRQLQLKQVKAKHYQKWNQYGSNFNTMLSHQVEDYVRQQRIYQLQTGTWVYAEDPTSDRRYKHPKVYFLVLSDNHNNLLAREFKYRLEKTPTVDQNEILTSDVEGIVGNTTLMIPLRRVTDFQSRELKWNKELPKHRRLINIISKAVFTEVQLMGKTGKPLITFYLDNRDASFIWLDGLQLLASSQKKPKLSKSTKNQIDTLIDIRKNIQLIGLSDYNFSLGYNLAASEEEQYYDIDTLSTLTEDFFYD; from the coding sequence ATGTCGAGATTGGATCCCGGCAAGCAGAACCTCGAGGTCAAGTCGCTAGACCCCAATCACTCGCGGTTGAATCCCGAAGCGTCCCGGCTTCGGATCAACGACATCATCAAGGACTTGAGCATCAACCATGCGCATCCCGTGTCGCCGCAGGCGAACACTTTGACTGTGTTGAGCTCAGTTTTCAAAAACTGTGACGAGCAAGTGCTCCTTCAGTCGTTGGTGAGTAACTCCTATTTTTGGTGCCGCTTCTTCGCATTGGTAGCCAAGTATGCGTACAGCAACAGCTTGCTCCATGCATCGCTCGTGGTGCTACGAGCGACAGAGCACATGCTCCTCACGATGAAGGGTGTACCCAGCGACACATTGAAGACGTACTGCGATAGCTTCCACGGCAACCTCAACATCATCTCCATCTTTGCAGGGGAGTTGATGGGTTCTGGCGAGGCGTCCAAGATCAACATGGAGATCATTCGTGTGGTGGGCAACTACATAGCATGCTTGAACAAGCTCGCGAAGAAGTCTGTTACCAGCGCTGCGCTAGCGATGGGGGAGGTATATCTCACCATGAGAACCACAGGCTTTTTAACAGCGATATCCTATCTCATCGAGGAGTCCTCTGATGACAAGCTATATGACTCAATCGTCAAAGTTTTTGTGACTCCTTTGCGTTCCATGAAGGTCATCATGACAAGCAACCATGTTTCTGAAGCCACCATGAAGCTATCAAAAGAACTAAACTCTGCTGTGGAAAGCGCATTCTACCTGAACAAGGCGGCCAAGGAACAGTTCTTGGCCATCAACGAAGATTACAGTGATCCAACTACGCTAACGCTTCTACAAATAGTCGATGCAATCACTGTTTTAAGGGATGATAACCTTTCGTTGAAAAAGCGCATGGCAGAACAGTTGATGTTTGACAAACATCCATTTCCGTTGCTTGCAGGCTGTGTTGGTGTGACGGATATGTTATTTAACCATTTTAGTGTGAACTCTGAGAACAAGGACATTCCGCGTCATATTACACAGCTAATGTTAAACAAGGATGCTGTTATGTTTGCAGTGGTGCATAAGTTGACGCTCTACTGGTCATCTTCTAAGGCCAAAAGTAGTGAGGATCTAGCCTGCCTCTTAGTGTTACTCAAGCATCTGATGGACAAGGTCGATTCGACGGTGAACTCGAATGCGGGCGTTGACGAGACGCCGATTATCGAGAAGACATTGGATATAATAAACAACATGTCATATGAAAGTCTCAGACAATTGCAGCTGAAACAGGTCAAGGCAAAGCATTACCAGAAGTGGAATCAGTATGGATCGAATTTCAACACTATGCTGTCGCACCAAGTTGAGGATTACGTACGCCAACAGAGGATATACCAGTTACAGACGGGTACCTGGGTCTATGCAGAGGACCCTACCAGCGACCGCAGGTATAAACATCCTAAGGTTTATTTCTTAGTGTTATCAGACAATCACAACAATCTCTTGGCCAGGGAATTTAAATATCGTCTCGAAAAGACCCCGACAGTCGACCAAAATGAGATATTGACATCTGATGTGGAGGGTATAGTTGGAAACACGACGCTCATGATTCCATTGAGGCGTGTGACAGATTTCCAATCAAGAGAACTCAAATGGAACAAGGAATTGCCAAAACATCGTCGTCTGATTAACATCATCAGCAAAGCTGTTTTCACCGAAGTCCAGCTAATGGGCAAGACTGGGAAACCGTTGATCACGTTTTATCTTGATAACCGCGACGCCTCATTCATCTGGCTAGATGGTCTTCAACTGTTAGCATCGAGTCAAAAGAAACCTAAGCTTTCAAAGTCGACCAAAAACCAAATTGACACTCTGATTGATATCAGAAAGAATATTCAGCTGATTGGGTTGAGTGATTATAATTTTTCCTTGGGATACAACCTTGCGGCTTCTGAGGAAGAACAGTACTATGACATAGACACACTAAGCACTCTCACGGAAGACTTCTTCTACGATTAA
- the SYS1 gene encoding Sys1p (Syntenic homolog of Saccharomyces cerevisiae YJL004C (SYS1)) — MASIRRYLRIPQELKPSEIFRQSSLSPSKIVLQIVLLQVFYYLTAYVLFYGWANLCGYEFEASKWIFSWELIDFSNSLGLSLTLLWLLDALVCVFFLTVIVGRSKLAWDFAVTIHAINLLVVWFHTKQLPSFSWFFLQLCSSLILVFLGTWTTRWRELRDTFFEGLIDQEPITGGAESPYHGSSQNRQQFEMKDLEAQK; from the coding sequence ATGGCGTCTATCAGGCGGTACTTGCGGATTCCGCAGGAGTTGAAGCCGTCGGAGATATTCAGGCAAAGCTCGCTTTCGCCGAGCAAGATCGTGCTGCAGATCGTGCTGCTCCAGGTGTTCTACTACCTGACGGCGTACGTGCTGTTCTACGGTTGGGCGAACCTCTGCGGCTACGAGTTCGAGGCAAGCAAGTGGATATTCTCGTGGGAGCTTATCGATTTTTCGAACTCTCTAGGGCTCTCGTTGACGTTGTTGTGGTTGCTGGACGCGTTGGTGTGTGTATTCTTTTTGACGGTTATCGTCGGGCGCAGCAAGCTTGCATGGGACTTTGCGGTGACGATCCATGCGATAAATCTCCTAGTGGTGTGGTTTCACACGAAGCAGCTTCCGTCGTTCTCGTGGTTTTTCCTGCAGCTCTGTTCGAGCTTGATTTTGGTGTTTTTGGGGACGTGGACCACGAGGTGGCGCGAGCTTCGCGACACGTTTTTTGAGGGTCTCATAGATCAGGAACCTATTACGGGTGGGGCTGAGTCTCCCTATCATGGCAGTTCTCAGAACAGACAGCAGTTTGAGATGAAGGACTTGGAGGCACAGAAATAG
- the COX16 gene encoding Cox16p (Syntenic homolog of Saccharomyces cerevisiae YJL003W (COX16)) translates to MSLGSRTFRSKRQMAAFEKSLQGRYLKLLRRNPFLFYGVPFCTLMAVGSYCLSDFTAVKYEREDKKVRSVQEDELVKLRANRRTVDLKEEFYRLQGLADQDWEPVRVPRLPGESENVWDVE, encoded by the coding sequence ATGTCGTTGGGATCCAGGACGTTCAGATCCAAGCGCCAGATGGCTGCCTTTGAGAAGAGTTTGCAGGGGCGCTACCTGAAGCTACTGCGGCGTAACCCATTTTTGTTCTACGGAGTGCCCTTCTGCACGCTGATGGCTGTAGGCTCCTACTGTCTTTCCGACTTCACCGCTGTAAAGTACGAGCGTGAAGATAAAAAGGTCCGATCCGTGCAGGAGGATGAACTGGTTAAATTAAGAGCCAACCGTCGCACAGTCGACTTGAAGGAGGAGTTTTATCGCCTACAAGGTCTCGCCGACCAAGATTGGGAGCCCGTACGGGTGCCCCGACTACCTGGCGAGTCTGAGAATGTATGGGATGTAGAGTAA
- the DRS1 gene encoding putative ATP-dependent RNA helicase (Syntenic homolog of Saccharomyces cerevisiae YLL008W (DRS1)), which produces MGTKKVNQFKDFVPTISDSEEDIPDLDASDDEYETAGKVKSRKKTKKGRKGGAVIADDEDAHADLNPEFHFNDEGAEGTTDFSGWDFVGDGERAEQKDVDLDGIIRRKGGLVQLAGVEESEEEVEEAESAAGASDDEELALDGFGMGAVAQREAAGAADESDSESDKDSDNSAEEAVELDGVEFGDEQEEAREEDTAEEMAQFYAPSNEGEEAKNVVHSTFNSLSLSRPVLKGLAALGYTKPSPIQGATIPIALLGKDVIAGAVTGSGKTAAFMIPIIERLLYKPAKIASTRVLVLTPTRELAIQVADVGKKLGKFVSGLTFGLAVGGLNLRQQEQALKLRPDIVIATPGRIIDHIRNSASFSVDSVEVLVIDEADRMLEDGFQDELNEIMSLIPSKRQTLLFSATMNSRIKQLISLSLKKPVRIMIDPPKQAANKLTQEFVRLRKREHLKPALLYHLLRKLDSTGQKRIVVFVARKEVAHRLRVILGLLGMKAGELHGSLTQEQRLQSVNNFKSLDVPVLVCTDLASRGLDIPKIEVVINYDMPKTYEIYLHRVGRTARAGREGKSVTLVGESTQERSIVKDAIKSVDGSKGSGRACGRVVDWKQVEEIHKLVQAKEDVIGEILEEEKQEKEILRAEMEIRKGENMLKFKEEINARPRRTWFQSESEKKNSSILQALSKNKKVTNSKKRKREEAQQEVGSRQYKKTQKDRTTNQELAFRKQKKGGNKKKKVRK; this is translated from the coding sequence ATGGGTACAAAAAAAGTAAACCAGTTCAAGGACTTTGTTCCGACAATTAGCGACAGCGAAGAAGACATTCCGGACCTCGATGCGTCGGACGACGAATATGAGACGGCGGGGAAGGTGAAGTCTCGCAAGAAGACGAAGAAAGGACGCAAGGGGGGCGCAGTGATTGCAGATGATGAGGATGCACATGCAGACTTAAACCCGGAGTTCCATTTTAACGATGAGGGCGCGGAGGGCACCACAGACTTCAGCGGGTGGGACTTCGTGGGGGACGGTGAGCGTGCAGAACAGAAGGACGTGGACTTGGATGGCATCATCCGCCGGAAGGGAGGGCTGGTGCAGCTTGCAGGTGTGGAGGAGTCTGAAGAAGAGGTGGAGGAGGCCGAAAGCGCTGCCGGCGCAAGCGACGATGAGGAACTGGCGCTGGACGGATTCGGGATGGGCGCGGTAGCGCAGCGGGAggcggctggcgcagcgGATGAGAGTGACAGCGAGTCTGATAAGGACAGCGACAACAGTGCAGAGGAGGCGGTCGAGCTGGACGGAGTCGAGTTTGGCGATgagcaggaggaggcgcGGGAAGAGGACACCGCAGAGGAGATGGCCCAGTTTTATGCGCCTTCGAACGAAGGCGAGGAAGCCAAAAACGTGGTACATTCCACTTTCAACAGTCTCTCCCTTTCACGTCCCGTCCTGAAGGGTCTAGCTGCATTGGGCTACACTAAGCCTTCGCCTATCCAGGGCGCGACTATACCGATCGCTCTGTTAGGGAAGGACGTGATAGCAGGTGCCGTCACAGGTTCCGGTAAGACAGCTGCATTCATGATCCCAATAATTGAACGTCTTTTGTATAAGCCAGCCAAGATCGCATCCACGCGTGTGCTGGTACTAACCCCCACACGTGAACTGGCGATCCAAGTGGCAGATGTGGGGAAGAAACTTGGAAAGTTTGTTAGCGGGCTGACGTTTGGGCTTGCGGTTGGTGGGCTGAACCTACGCCAGCAGGAACAGGCGTTGAAGCTGCGGCCAGACATCGTGATTGCGACGCCAGGTAGAATAATCGACCACATCAGAAATTCCGCTTCGTTCAGCGTGGACTCTGTGGAAGTGTTAGTTATTGACGAGGCAGACCGGATGCTGGAGGATGGTTTCCAAGATGAGCTGAATGAGATCATGTCACTCATTCCAAGCAAGCGGCAGACACTACTGTTCTCTGCTACCATGAATTCAAGAATTAAGCAGCTCATCTCATTGTCGTTGAAAAAGCCTGTGAGGATCATGATTGACCCTCCAAAGCAGGCCGCAAACAAGCTGACGCAGGAGTTTGTGCGGTTACGGAAAAGGGAACACCTGAAGCCTGCACTCCTTTACCACTTACTGCGGAAACTGGACAGCACTGGTCAAAAGAGGATTGTTGTGTTTGTAGCGAGAAAGGAAGTCGCCCACAGGCTCCGTGTTATCCTTGGACTACTCGGTATGAAAGCAGGCGAACTGCATGGGTCCTTGACGCAAGAACAACGTCTGCAGTCTGTGAATAACTTCAAGTCTCTGGATGTGCCAGTACTTGTCTGTACAGATTTGGCTTCCAGAGGTCTGGATATTCCTAAGATCGAGGTGGTTATAAACTACGATATGCCTAAAACATACGAGATATATCTTCACAGAGTTGGTCGTACAGCAAGAGCTGGGAGAGAAGGTAAGTCTGTAACCCTTGTCGGGGAATCAACCCAGGAAAGAAGTATAGTAAAGGATGCTATCAAGTCTGTAGACGGAAGTAAGGGTTCTGGCCGGGCGTGTGGTCGGGTAGTCGATTGGAAACAGGTGGAGGAAATTCACAAACTTGTTCAAGCCAAGGAGGACGTCATTGGCGAAATCTTGGAGGAGGAAAAGCAAGAGAAGGAGATTCTACGCGCAGAGATGGAGATCCGCAAGGGTGAGAACATGCTTAAGTTTAAGGAAGAGATCAATGCTCGTCCAAGAAGAACATGGTTCCAATCAGAATCAGAGAAGAAAAACTCATCCATCTTGCAGGCCCTATCAAAGAATAAAAAGGTCACCAATAGCAAGAAGCGCAAAAGAGAAGAAGCCCAACAAGAAGTAGGGTCGCGGCAATACAAGAAGACCCAGAAGGATCGTACAACTAATCAAGAGCTTGCATTCAGGAAACAAAAGAAGGGCGGCAAtaagaagaagaaggtACGCAAATGA
- the MMM1 gene encoding ERMES complex subunit MMM1 (Syntenic homolog of Saccharomyces cerevisiae YLL006W (MMM1)): MKGVENTLSQSESVNRGYNGWMGMESETSARATHSSEQMISLEEYVREMLPMHLQKLLMERIIEAEQTGAAHTSVFAAPTGVAAQYPAMGPPMLPGQTFSSRSFAEGLVVGQLSVIVVLIFFIKFFIFSDGPAKTGGGGGSSAESRSSGFTGSPLTSTTSRLLSTLIKRGGKEGTEFAEDSENERTRQINAILEKTYYDVETHSPESLDWFNVLIAQTIQKFREEALQKDNIVHSLNDFISRKSSQLPNYLDAVKITELDIGDDFPIFSNCRIKYSPPLNKKRLEAKIDIDLSDRLTLGIETRLLMNYPKYLTASLPVKLTVSMLRFQACLTVSLTTAEEFVPTMAATTDTDAGDSEGHYLVFSFSPDYRMEFDIKSLIGARSKLENIPKISSLVEYQIKKWFMDRCVEPRFQFVKLPSMWPRSKNTREEKSDMQEEDPSRAPE, from the coding sequence ATGAAAGGCGTGGAGAATACCTTGTCGCAGTCTGAGAGCGTGAACAGGGGCTACAATGGGTGGATGGGCATGGAGAGCGAGACAAGTGCGCGTGCCACGCACAGCAGCGAGCAGATGATCTCTCTTGAGGAATATGTAAGGGAGATGCTGCCGATGCATCTGCAGAAGCTGCTGATGGAGCGAATTATCGAGGCTGAACAGACTGGGGCAGCGCATACAAGTGTTTTTGCGGCGCCGACCGGGGTTGCGGCGCAATATCCGGCGATGGGGCCGCCGATGCTGCCGGGGCAGACGTTTTCGTCGAGGTCGTTTGCCGAGGGACTGGTAGTTGGTCAGCTGAGCGTGATCGTCGTGCTGATCTTCTTTATTAAGTTCTTTATCTTCAGCGACGGGCCGGCGaagacgggcggcggcggcgggtCGTCTGCTGAAAGCCGCAGCTCCGGATTCACAGGTTCGCCGCTGACGTCGACCACCAGCCGGCTGTTGTCCACACTGATCAAGCGTGGCGGGAAGGAGGGTACGGAATTTGCAGAGGACTCAGAAAACGAACGGACTCGCCAGATCAATGCGATCCTGGAGAAGACATACTACGATGTGGAAACCCACTCGCCTGAGTCATTGGACTGGTTCAACGTTCTAATAGCGCAGACGATCCAAAAATTCAGAgaggaggcgctgcagaaAGACAATATTGTGCATTCGCTCAACGACTTTATTAGCCGGAAATCAAGCCAGCTACCGAACTACCTGGATGCCGTGAAGATTACAGAGCTGGATATCGGCGATGACTTCCCGATTTTCTCGAACTGCAGAATTAAGTATTCACCGCCGTTGAACAAGAAGCGTCTGGAGGCTAAAATTGATATTGATTTGAGCGATCGATTGACGCTGGGAATTGAGACAAGGTTGTTGATGAACTATCCGAAATATCTGACGGCTTCCTTGCCGGTGAAGCTGACTGTATCCATGTTACGTTTCCAGGCGTGCCTCACTGTTTCTCTAACTACTGCGGAGGAATTTGTGCCGACGATGGCGGCGACAACTGACACAGATGCAGGCGATAGCGAGGGACACTATTTGGTATTCTCGTTTTCGCCCGATTACCGCATGGAATTTGACATTAAGTCGTTGATCGGCGCTCGCTCTAAACTGGAAAATATCCCGAAGATCAGCAGTCTGGTCGAATACCAAATAAAGAAGTGGTTTATGGATAGATGCGTGGAACCGCGGTTCCAATTTGTAAAGCTGCCAAGTATGTGGCCTAGGAGCAAGAACACCCGGGAGGAAAAATCAGACATGCAGGAGGAGGATCCATCAAGAGCCCCTGAGTAG
- the SPO75 gene encoding Spo75p (Syntenic homolog of Saccharomyces cerevisiae YLL005C (SPO75)) — MRHRAKRIMNRSAALENEYFHYFSRFIYSYVDLSDNTALLMLKFYPDGVHNPYRTPYNYTAQIYSNFLNSTRTGSAQRDYGINFETFLSGVLISVIYCLCQTLLFSYLRTRLPRIYQPNVFLTEHPVAPVVLFRNFKTKLFSWVHPTWNTPLESYKKYGLDSFFFLRYLKVLCLYFLILSVMTIPVLIPIHYTSGYQVLDVPGNSREFGIRHRHTTEGDRLLTQFSLKSTGLDEISMSNISPRHSSRLIFHFILGIFAVVWFHATLITELDYFVTQRNSAFLGEDPAAQKQQCAMFLNNIPDMFMSSERGLLDFFHSMIPDSVHQIVFIPKEYRELKDKRKLEGKLFNEIEQVCYDIIRKRFYMSPKSESVYLPYKEESSTGSTILAPTAWASVENTLPEGVLPHSTFLNSYDEIFKPKNTTQSGFRFKLARWKYTLRTILTFDFIFGLRMKICTLKYNKLKILIPCIVYDVNRHIEKKLERLETTITQYNRLKQRGYKEITVYHSEQERPPTRNSSPPLKSKQAVVVFKNVILAHFFDQLLLSASTSSMKEKILGIKPEDIHWKNITLTNRLVLMSRVALSNFLSVMVIVGWVIPVAFVGLISQIPFLAKLVPLPSWSANSTSILDKSLSSIVPVMTLIFLTEGVPFLFRWFGWLKCCRSGSSTELDVQKWFFAFLFVHIFLVVTISSGISVIVEKLVNNPVSIPDLLGTNLPKSSNFFCSFMLIRGLSYFGGNFMQVKSLLFELFYYRWKVYTPRAVFERNVNVQQYQWGSVYPMFSVLACIGIIYCVISPIILLFASFSFALVMFSFKYSIKYQYNPVNNSESYGKYYPTALMQLYAGIYFLEICLIGLFTLSNCYRLSIGMIIVLIFTISAHFQIWSNYKYHLDHMPAQLCMEAIQNTPYNFRIPSLEGHERQVWLPNDTVGVSSSLKILLEEKYELPCQQNDCHLDENGKLVLTGYSS, encoded by the coding sequence ATGAGGCATAGGGCCAAGCGTATAATGAATAGATCGGCGGCATTAGAGAACGAATACTTTCACTATTTTTCGAGGTTCATTTACAGCTATGTGGATCTCAGCGATAACACCGCTTTGCTCATGTTGAAGTTTTATCCGGACGGTGTACACAATCCATACCGGACACCCTATAATTATACGGCACAAATATACTCGAACTTCCTCAATAGTACGCGCACAGGATCTGCTCAGCGAGACTATGGTATCAATTTTGAAACCTTTCTCTCGGGTGTGCTTATATCTGTGATATACTGCTTGTGCCAGACACTCCTGTTCTCGTATCTCCGCACCCGGCTCCCGCGAATCTACCAGCCCAACGTGTTTCTAACGGAGCATCCAGTGGCACCAGTGGTATTATTTCGGAATTTCAAGACCAAACTCTTCAGTTGGGTCCATCCGACTTGGAACACGCCGTTAGAATCGTATAAAAAATATGGGCTCGATTCCTTTTTCTTTCTCAGGTATTTGAAGGTCCTTTGCCTGTACTTCCTTATTCTCTCGGTCATGACAATTCCTGTCTTGATTCCAATTCACTATACTTCAGGGTACCAGGTTCTGGACGTGCCCGGCAATTCCCGCGAATTTGGTATTCGGCATCGCCATACAACCGAGGGTGACAGACTTCTTACTCAATTCTCGTTGAAGTCAACGGGGTTAGATGAAATATCCATGTCAAATATTTCGCCTCGGCATTCATCACGTTTGATCTTTCACTTCATTCTCGGCATATTTGCAGTTGTTTGGTTCCATGCAACGTTGATCACGGAGCTTGACTACTTCGTAACACAGCGCAACAGCGCCTTTTTGGGGGAAGATCCGGCCGCCCAAAAGCAGCAGTGTGCTATGTTTCTCAATAACATACCAGACATGTTCATGTCCAGTGAGCGTGGCCTTTTGGACTTTTTCCACTCAATGATTCCGGATTCTGTGCACCAGATTGTGTTTATACCAAAGGAATACAGAGAACTTAAGGACAAGCGGAAATTGGAAGGTAAGTTATTCAATGAGATAGAGCAAGTATGCTACGATATTATTAGAAAGAGATTCTACATGTCTCCCAAATCTGAGTCCGTTTATCTGCCCTATAAGGAAGAAAGCTCCACGGGAAGCACCATACTGGCCCCCACTGCATGGGCATCCGTTGAAAACACTTTGCCAGAGGGCGTGCTTCCGCATTCAACCTTTCTCAATAGTTATGATGAAATCTTTAAACCTAAAAACACTACACAAAGTGGGTTCCGTTTTAAACTTGCAAGATGGAAATATACTCTGAGAACTATATTGACATTTGATTTCATCTTTGGGTTACGAATGAAAATATGCACTTTAAAATACAACAAACTAAAGATATTAATTCCATGCATAGTATATGATGTTAACCGTCATATTGAGAAGAAGTTAGAAAGATTAGAGACAACGATAACGCAATATAACCGTCTTAAGCAAAGAGGTTATAAGGAAATCACCGTATATCACTCAGAACAAGAACGGCCACCAACTAGAAATAGTAGTCCACCACTAAAGTCTAAGCAAGCTGTAGTGGTCTTTAAAAATGTTATTTTGGCCCACTTTTTTGATCAATTGCTTCTTTCGGCAAGTACAAGTTCCATGAAGGAGAAGATATTAGGCATCAAACCAGAGGACATACATTGGAAAAATATAACCCTAACTAATAGGTTGGTCTTGATGTCGCGGGTTGCACTTTCAAATTTTCTCAGCGTGATGGTAATTGTTGGATGGGTGATACCCGTTGCCTTTGTTGGTTTGATATCTCAGATACCTTTCTTGGCGAAACTTGTTCCACTCCCCAGTTGGAGCGCTAATTCGACTTCTATTCTCGACAAATCACTTTCAAGTATCGTTCCAGTGATGACTTTGATATTTTTGACTGAAGGTGTCCCATTTTTGTTCAGATGGTTCGGGTGGTTAAAATGCTGCAGGTCAGGATCTTCGACGGAGTTGGATGTTCAGAAGTGGTTCTTTGCCTTTTTATTTGTACACATTTTTCTAGTGGTGACAATTTCGTCAGGGATTTCAGTGATCGTGGAGAAGTTGGTGAATAATCCAGTTAGTATTCCAGATCTACTTGGCACCAATTTGCCCAAAAGTTCTAATTTTTTTTGCTCTTTCATGCTCATCAGAGGATTGTCATATTTTGGAGGGAATTTTATGCAGGTAAAGAGTTTGCTTTTTGAATTATTCTACTATCGCTGGAAAGTATACACCCCGAGAGCTGTATTCGAGAGAAACGTAAATGTCCAACAATATCAATGGGGATCGGTATACCCAATGTTTTCCGTGCTTGCATGTATTGGGATCATCTATTGTGTTATCTCGCCTATAATACTTTTGTTCGCGAGCTTTTCATTTGCATTGGTCATGTTTTCGTTTAAATATTCCATCAAGTATCAATACAATCCCGTTAACAACTCCGAAAGCTATGGCAAATATTATCCAACAGCTCTAATGCAATTGTATGCGGGAATATATTTTTTGGAAATATGTTTAATTGGTTTATTCACACTTTCGAATTGTTACCGGCTTTCTATTGGCATGATCATAGTACTTATATTTACAATAAGTGCTCACTTTCAGATTTGGAGCAATTACAAGTACCATCTTGACCACATGCCTGCCCAACTTTGCATGGAGGCGATACAAAACACACCTTACAACTTTCGCATCCCTAGTCTTGAGGGCCATGAGCGCCAGGTGTGGCTTCCTAATGACACCGTCGGAGTGTCTTCTTCATTGAAGATCTTATTAGAAGAGAAATATGAGCTACCTTGTCAGCAGAATGATTGCCATTTGGATGAAAATGGAAAGCTAGTGCTTACAGGTTATTCGTCATAG